Genomic DNA from Carnobacterium divergens DSM 20623:
GTGCAATTGTTGTAGTTGCAGTCTTTCTTATAGCGTTCTTAATGGGACAACTTACAATTGAATTCGTTATTTTATTACTAAGTATTATGGGTGTTGCTTTACCTGTCTTTTACTTTACGAAGATGATTCGTAGTAAAGATGTTGACGATACAGAGCGTTCAAGAATTTGGGCTTATATCCCACTTTTCATTGCCAGTATTTTCTTTTGGTCAATTGAAGAACAAGGCTCAGTTATTTTAGCAATTTATGCAGATAAACGTACGAACTTAGACTTTATGGGTGTTCACTTAATGTCAAGCTGGTTCCAATCGTTAAATCCATTATTTGTTATTTTAATGTCACCTATCTTCGCATGGTTATGGACTAAGTTGGGTAGACGTCAACCTTCTACTACAATTAAATTTTCAGTAGGGATTGTTTTTGCCGGACTTTCATTCGTCGTTATGGTGATTCCTGCCATGATGCATGGCGTTGATACACGTGTAAATCCAATGTGGTTAGTTTTAAGCTTCTTCTTAGTTATTATCGGGGAAATGTGCCTTTCTCCTGTCGGTTTAAGTGTTACTACTAAATTAGCTCCTCGTGCTTTCCAATCTCAAATGATGAGCATGTGGTTCCTTGGAGATGCTGCAGCTCAAGCAATTAATGCTCAAATCGTTTCATTATATAATCCAAACAATGAAATTGTCTACTTTGCAGCTGTTGGTGGCTTTACTGTAGTAGTTGGATTATTGCTATCCTTTATGAATCCAAGAATTAAAACGTTAATGCGTGGTTTAAATTAAACAAAAAGAGATCCTTTAAAAGGATCTTTTTTTTATGCTAGCTAATAAGTTAACCATAATTTAATTATGTAATCATTACAAAGTAACAGTTCCGTTAATAAAAGATTAAAGTTTTGACCATTCGACCTTTTTACTTTTAGAGCATGTTATAGTTAACAAAAATAGCTATAGAAAGTCAGGAATAAATATGTCGCCTAATAGAAAATGGATTAAATTTGGTTTGCTCGTAACAACGTTCATCATTGGAATTTTATTTATTAATGAGCGTTACATTAAAGCCGATCAAAAGAACGACACGATTGGAAATCAATCACCTCATCAAACAGAGAAAAAAGCTTTGTCTGTTCCAATAAAAGAATCTTCTCAACTTGATGTCCCTTTATTGTACCAATTTGATGAACCTAGTCTTTATAACGGATGTGAAGTTACTTCGTTAGCAATGATTTTAAATTATTACGATATTGAAGTGACAAAAAATGAATTGGCTGATGAAATAAAAACAGTTCCTTTATTAAATGAGGACGACGAATATGGGAACCCTCACAAGGGCTTTGTTGGAAGCATTAGTGGTGAAGAACCTGGTTTAGGCGTCTACCATGAGCCAATTGTAAAACTTGCGCAAAAATATGTTTCAAAAAATAAAGTAATTGATCTTACTGGCAGTGATTTTAACGAAGTTCTTGCAGCCTTATCAAGTGGTCACCCTGTTTGGACGATTACTACTGCTACTTTTAGCCCAGTTGATGATTTTGTAACATGGGATACAACTGACGGTGAAATAGATGTTACTTATAGTATGCACAGCGTTGCAATTACTGGTTATGATAGTGAAATGGTCTATTTTAATGATCCATATGGCGAAAAAGATTCTTCAATGGATCGCGATACATTTGAAGAGACCTATGAACAAATGGGCAGCCAAGCTGTTTACTTTAATCTATAAACAAAAAAGCTAAAATCAACCTAGTTGATTTTAGCTTTTTTTATTTATTCAGTTTTTATTCATTGGTAAGATTATCAATTGTTCTTTCCTTACTAT
This window encodes:
- a CDS encoding peptide MFS transporter, whose protein sequence is MQVKKEKTFFGQPRGLSTLFFTEMWERFSYYGMRAILIYYIYDTVANGGLGFSQTLAASIMAIYGSLVYMSSVIGGWVSDRLLGSRKTIFYGGVLIMVGHIVLATPFGAGALFASIAIIVLGTGMLKPNVSEIVGGLYDKKDNRRDAGFSIFVMGINIGSFLAPYIVGTIGQTYNYHLGFSIAAVGMFVGLIQFHFQGKKYLGELGMKPTNPINENEKKQLLKNLIIGAIVVVAVFLIAFLMGQLTIEFVILLLSIMGVALPVFYFTKMIRSKDVDDTERSRIWAYIPLFIASIFFWSIEEQGSVILAIYADKRTNLDFMGVHLMSSWFQSLNPLFVILMSPIFAWLWTKLGRRQPSTTIKFSVGIVFAGLSFVVMVIPAMMHGVDTRVNPMWLVLSFFLVIIGEMCLSPVGLSVTTKLAPRAFQSQMMSMWFLGDAAAQAINAQIVSLYNPNNEIVYFAAVGGFTVVVGLLLSFMNPRIKTLMRGLN
- a CDS encoding C39 family peptidase, giving the protein MSPNRKWIKFGLLVTTFIIGILFINERYIKADQKNDTIGNQSPHQTEKKALSVPIKESSQLDVPLLYQFDEPSLYNGCEVTSLAMILNYYDIEVTKNELADEIKTVPLLNEDDEYGNPHKGFVGSISGEEPGLGVYHEPIVKLAQKYVSKNKVIDLTGSDFNEVLAALSSGHPVWTITTATFSPVDDFVTWDTTDGEIDVTYSMHSVAITGYDSEMVYFNDPYGEKDSSMDRDTFEETYEQMGSQAVYFNL